AGAATTGGTGGCAGCTGAAGAGCAACGCCTCAAGTGTTTTTAACACACATCATACTATTTAAGCGTTCCCCTTTACACGTGTATCATGTATATGCAGAAAATTATTTTGTTTGTTTCTCTTCTCTTTTCTCCAAAAATAATTTGAATCCAGACAAGTGTTCTGAATAGAGACAAAATGAATCTTATCAACGTACAGAACCTGTTTTGACATTTATTAAATTAGAAGCAAGAAAGAGCCTTATAAATTTTAGGTAAAAGATTAACTTAGAAACAGTATTATTAGATAGTATTGAAATAGTTGACAAAAAAAAAGATAGTATTGAAATAAATATTAATACATTAATAAATATTAAGATATTTTATAAATTTGGTTTTCTTGTAATTAGATGCCCAAATTCATCTGTCAAACACGTATAATCAAGTTCTATATAGTCTTTAAATTAACAGTGTTCATAAATCATTCAATTTTTTTTGAAACATACTCAGTCACATATAGAATTTTATATACTTAAAATTATTTATATCGTAATAAATATATAGAAAAAGAATAAGGAAAATTATAATTTTTTTTATAACTCATATAAATAAGTTATAAGTCTCTAAAATATTTTATATTTTTTATAAATGATTAAAAGTTTATAAATAATATTATATTTTTTAGAAAAACATTCATTCTTTGGTTTTCGAACTTATAGCTAATTTTATTATTTTTATAAGTGATTAATAAAGATTTTAATTTTTCTAACTGCATTTATAATCATCTCTTATAATTATTTATGAAATTTTATAATTAATTTACAAGATTTTATAAATAATATTTATAAAATCTTTTATCCATTTTAGTTATTTTATACTATTTTATAAAATTTTACATATTTTAATAAATTATTTTATAAGTTTTTAGTGTACGTCTCAACTAAATTTTTTAATTTACATCCAAAATTGACATAATTATAGATATAGGATAACATATATTAACTTATTACGTTAAAATATTAGTTAAGAATTTTTTTTCAAATCAAAAACAACTAAACGATTTTAACAACAACTAGATTCTGATTCGCGCGCCCGCGCGGTTGTAATTTTTCGATAATTACAAATACATTTAAAATCCAATAATTCAATGGTTTTATTTTATGGTTTCATTTGTGATACTTTATTTTATTGTTCAGACTATATATTTTGTTATTGTGTTATATATTTTTCTTTTGGGATGTGCGTTGGATCAGTTAGATAATAGTATTTTTTTTTATAAAAAATCTAACTATGTATTAATATACCATGTGAACATAATTTTTTTAAGAAGATTGTATCAACCTAAAATTGCATCTATGTATTTTATATATATATGCAGTTATTTTTAACTGAAATAAAAATCAAATATAAATTTGTACAGAAAGCAAAATCAAATACTTATAAATTTGTATAGAAAGTAAACTGTACAGAATCTAGAAAAAAATTACGTATATTTTACTTTCTATAGAAAGAGAGCTGCAGGGTTTGTCTTTGATTCTGTTTTCCATTTTTTTTAATGTATGCTTATGGTCGTATGATTATTATTTATCATGTCACCAGCTAAAAGAAACTTTGTTTCGTTTAATCTTTTGTGCCGTGTTATGATTTTTCATCAAACAGGCTAGTTGTAGCTTTTGAGTTAATGGTCGATACTTGTCTTAGGTAAGATTTGAGCCGCTTGATTATTTGGAGTGAGGGGACAATGACGACTTGAACTCGCCTTGAGTTTTTAAAAGGTATGAGTTTTATGAGAAGAGTAGAACTTGTCATCTTAGACATGCTTAGGTTTTTCTGCGTTAAATTTTGTTCCTTTCGCGCAATAGAGAGGAGGCATATATGCCGGTCCTCAAACATATGTTTTACCGACACATGATACACATCTGAACAAAGAAATGTATAAGATATCTTTAATCCGTTAAATTTATATTCTTAACACCAAAATATTTTGATAACTAAAAAGTGTGTTAGATTTAAAATCCACTAACATCAGATAAAAAAAAACATTTAACCAAACTCTTAAAAGCGGATATAACAAACAAACACATTGTGGAAGCGAATATAACACACAAACACCCACAAAACATACGAAGCTTATCGGAGATTAGTACCTTAGAATAGTCATTCGTTGTGGTTGTCTGCTGCGCAGAAAACCTATCCATCGAAATTTTCGTATATGCAGAACTATTCATCGATCCAAGTGTTTCCGGAATAGCTTCATCGTAAAATCCTTATCCGTATAGCTGTTCATCAATATCTCATAAATTGCAGATTATCATATCTAATAGAATTATATATTATATAATTATATAATGTGTTATCCAGTGTTAAAAAAACACATACACCAAAACATGATAAAAATAAAATAAATTCATAGATTAAACATTCAACTACAAGGTTATGCAGTCAAAATTATGTGAAAGATATATCAAAAGTTATAAAAGTTGTCGGATTTCAAATCTTACATATCTTTAGCTATCAAAATAATATTGATGATGTTAATAATATAAGATGTACTTACTTTGTTTCAAATTAGATGTTTAAGTTCTTTTAGCAAAGATTAAAAAATACTTTAAAGCTTAAATTTTCTCTTATTTAATTAGAAATAAAAGAGATTAATTAATATAAAAATATATATTGAAATAAAATGATATTTCTTTTGCAATAATCATTTAAATCATATAATTTGTATAGTTTTAATATTATTTTGTTCAGATGAATAGTCGTCTAGTGTGTCGTTCGTTTGGCAGATATTCATTATTTTTTTAGAACATTTTCAATTCTACTATATTTTTCACTTTAAATAGAATAAAAAATTTTAATGATATTATATAAAAAGTTAAAAAAATAGATTTACTCCAAATATACAGTAATTTATTTATTTTTTGTTCATTATTTTAGTTTTCAATTTAAAATAGAATAATATTGGAATAAAACATTATCTCTATCATAAAACTACCCAATTTTGATTTTCTTTTTTAACTATTTTCTTTTAAATAAATCATTAGAAATGGTCTTAATTAGAATAATGAATAAAACACAGTTAGTCTTCTTCAAAGTTAAGAATTTACAGATAAGTATAGCATTCAGGCACTTGGAAAAGAGCAATCTCTATGGCTTCTCTCTTCATTATCATCGATAGTCACGTAAAATAATTTCAAGTTTGTTTTTTTTCTACTAACAAAAAATGAAAGAAAAAAAGAAAAAAAAATCCCACGGGTTTTTTATGGTCATCCAACTCCAGAAAATCACAAGGAATAATGTAATGCTACATACAATTTTTAATAATAATTAAAATATAGATTAATTAACAAAAAAAAATCATCTTAAACTTTTTAACAGAAAAAATCATATTTAAAAAATAATAAGTAATATTTATTTTAAAAAATCATAACTAATTTTCAGATAACATGGTTTATTTATTTTTCAAATACAATAACATGTACAAAATTTAACTTATATATATATTTAAATAATAACAATTTATATTAAATATTAATTCTAACTATTTAAATTATTTGTTAATATTCATCCCGTCCTGCTGACCCTAGTAATATATAAAACACAGTTAGTCTTCTTCAAAGTTAAGAATTTACAGATAAGTATAGCATTCAGGCACTTGGAAAAGAGCAATCTCTATGGCTTCTCTCTTCGTTATCATCGATAGTCACATAATCAGCGGACGGTTTCTTGTTTCCCTTCACATTTGAAGATGAAGCTTGATCTATCATAGAACCAAAGAATTTACTTCTACCAAAGCCCATATTACTAATCGATCACACAACTAATCTAGCGATATTGCCAAGAGAATCTAATAAACATTCTAATTCATCAAATAAAAATTAATGTGTGATTCATCTAAAGTACAAGCATTCACATTGGTCCTTCAACCATCGAGGCTAGTTTATTTCAGTAGCTGTAATGAAACCATAAGATGGAGAGACTAGAGACAAACAAACGAACTAGGGAAAGAAAGACTAAAACCGAACCCAACACCGAGTGCACTGAGCAATACAATCTCCTTTACAATCCACATTGTACCCCAACACTTTCGGGTTCCGGAGCAACAGACTTCGCAGCGACTTACCCGTAATCCCCCATTGATTTTCCAAGATCCCAATGTTGGGTTTCATCTCTTCTTCTAAGCTGCAACCGAGTACTTCCGGGAACTTCTTCAGCACTTTGTGAAGATCCTCGTCTGACAAACCGAGACTTCTAAGGAACTCAAGTACGTGATTCAAAGCTTCCACCTTTGGATTCTCTTTCACTCGTTCTTCTGTCCAGTAGGGCGAGTGGATATGACCAAACGCTTTTCCTAGTATCTTGTCTTGCTCCTCTACGCTGAAATCAAAACGAGACAGAGCTTCTTTGCATTCTTCCCATGTCTTTGGCTCATCACCAGAGGTTTCCACTTGCGTTGGTGAACAGACCACTATCCACTTGTTTCGTGGACCACGAGATGTCCTTACTCCTCCAGCCACACCATGATATGACAAGTTCAGGCTCAATGGTAGAACACTAGTGCATGTTAGAGAATCACCCTGCGAAACAAAAGCAATGTATGTCAAAAGGGATTTAAGAAAAGACCACGAGAGGATTGTTAGCTCGATTACGTACTGCAGAGTGTCGAAAGCAATTGGCAGGACCCAATGTAGCCAAAGGGGAAGCTAAGGAGCTTCCTAACATCTCCTGTTTCAGTAAACCAAAGAAATTCCAAAATAAATCAGAAACTCCATGCACAACAAATGTTGGTATCAATTGGTATAGCAAGATAAGTGCAAGGTAATAGTAACCGAAGAAGTGAAAGTCCTCAACCACAAATGGGCTTTGGACAACCATTAAAATCTAACTGGAAGCATACTTAAAACATCATCAAAGGACAAAACATGAGTTTGAATTTAGTCTAAGGAACTTGCACGAACATAATCTAAAACAGAGAGAACTGATAAACAGATTAATTAAAGTAAGCAACATTACCCGACAAATGGAATTGTGTTTAAACCAATTCAGAAGCCTTTCGTGATTATAAAAAAAAATCCCAAATTTCGAGCAACCCTAAAACCTAGAACTAATTGGTTTCAAGAATCCCAAATTGATAAGATTGAAACGATAATCGAAAACATCAATGACGCAAGTTAGACTACTTTCAGTTAGTAATCGGAGACCTGGACTGCGAAGATAGTCTTGTCTTGGTCGCTGGAGAATCAGGAACACTGAGTCAGATATGAATGAAACCGTTGGTATTGACAAGGTTAGGTGTATGGGTGAGAGAAGAAGGAAGAACCAAGCATTGTTGTTGAGAAAATAAAGGTCGCTTTCTGAAATTGCGTCTTTACGCTGTATCCAACAGTCGATCGACACCAAAAACGTTTAGTGTTTTCAAAACAGTGTTAGGCCGGCTGGTTCAACCGATCGATTCGTGTGATGATCCAATCCGGTTATGTCTTCAGTTACTTTATATCAACACACGCAACGACCTTATTTTGTTTTGTCACCGGATTGCCACAATATTATTTCTAGATATGTCTCGCCGGGTACCCTTTTATGTTTAGATTGAGTTTTCGGATTTTATATATGTTTGAATCAGCTTCAATTAATAAACACTAAATGATAATCCGTGCAAGATGCGCGAGGTGAATTTTTATACTAATATCTGTTCATTAAACGATTTTAACATTTTACAACAGTACAATTTTTATCGATTGTAAAATGACAGAATACAAATGTTGGTATCTTAAATGTATCATCGTTGTTGAAGAGTTAACGTATTACAGCTAATTTTAATTATTTTTAAGATTTTATATGCACAAAAGATAATTAAGTTTTGCGAGTGACACAAATAACAAAAAACCATATATGCAACATCGATTGTAAAATGACGAAAGAGAATTATGTTTTCTGCTCTCAATTTGTTTCCTATTGATTCTCCATAAGTGATTTCATTTTATAGAAATCTTTTTGTTCTCGTTTCTGTTTCACTTATATGAGTTTTGTTTCTTTTTTTAACTTCTTCTTTGAATTCAGTGAATTATATAAGTGTCAATTTAAAAAGATGGACATCTGTAAAAATTAGTTCAATTCCAGATACATATCCAAGAATCATTTTTAAAGAAAGTCAATCGCAAACTATATTCACAGGCTAGTGCTCAAATTTAATATATCAAGTTGTTATAAAATATAAGTGCAAACTCGAAATATAAATGTCTGTTTAGTATATATTCACCAGTTCAGTATACAAATCATATAATTCTAGAAAAACAAAACAAATTACTTATTTTATTAACCTGCACTTTTGAGGTTTAGTTACTTGAGAGTATATCGATAAAAAATATATAATACTTTACCATTCTAGTATATGTAAACTATATATAAAGTAAGAACTATTTTATTTATTAAATAATAAACCAGGAAACTTATAATAAATAGTTCAGATCTATCCTTTTTACAATTATAATAACTAGATAGAATATTACGGAAAAACAAATATTAGACGAATGATCAAATCTCTCTTTCTTGGAACAAGCTCAAAAAGAAGTGATTACAATCTTGTCATGATATTTAATTAAAAACTTTTTAGGAATAAAATTCAAGAATAAAATATTTAATCTGAATGAAAAAGTGTATTTCTCGGATTGTCACAATCAAATAACATATTAGACACCACTTATTAAAAAATAATTTGTATACATAAAAGTATATATATTAGAGTAATCACATAAATCAAAACCAATACATTTTGTTTATTTACAATCATGTTTTTGGTAAATAAATCAAAACAATCATTTTATTTACTTTATATGGTATATAATTAAACTTTGGTGATATTGACATAGATACATATATATATAGTATATTTTAATATAAATATTTATTATTGATATTTTATTTTCATATGAGTTTATTAACATTTGTATATTTGTTGTAACAAAAATTTTAATCAGAATTTTTTTTAAAGTGAGATATATATATATCAATTTCAAAATTAAAATATTAAGATTTCAATAATTTTTCAATGTTAATTTTGAAATTAACATATTTATATAGTCTTTATACTTTAATTTAAATGATATTAATATATATATATATATATATATATATATATATATATTAATAAGACTTCATATTCATACAATTTATGACCATTTGTATCTTGGCTGAACAAAAAATAATAATAAATCATTGATCC
The DNA window shown above is from Brassica oleracea var. oleracea cultivar TO1000 chromosome C3, BOL, whole genome shotgun sequence and carries:
- the LOC106329183 gene encoding uncharacterized protein LOC106329183, encoding MLGSSLASPLATLGPANCFRHSAGDSLTCTSVLPLSLNLSYHGVAGGVRTSRGPRNKWIVVCSPTQVETSGDEPKTWEECKEALSRFDFSVEEQDKILGKAFGHIHSPYWTEERVKENPKVEALNHVLEFLRSLGLSDEDLHKVLKKFPEVLGCSLEEEMKPNIGILENQWGITGKSLRSLLLRNPKVLGYNVDCKGDCIAQCTRCWVRF